In Armatimonadota bacterium, a single genomic region encodes these proteins:
- a CDS encoding aldo/keto reductase, which yields MNRIEIGTSGVMASEVSIGCMRIGGMANGDLDKLISSSLDLGIDFFDHADIYGGGKCEEVFAASVKRLGLSRSQLVIQSKCGIRKGFFDFSKEHILSSVDAILSRLDTDYLDFLLLHRPDTLVEPDEVASAFDTLVTSGKVRHFGVSNQTPNQIELLQSALPMHLHANQLQMSIMHTGMIDQGIAANMKWETSVDRDGGILDYCRLKKITIQPWSPFQFGFFEGVFVDNPKFPELNKVLSTLAAEYGVTSTGLAIAWLQRHPAKMQTVLGTTTPDRVRQVAEACKITLSRPHWYEIYRAAGNVLP from the coding sequence ATGAATCGAATTGAGATCGGCACTTCGGGGGTGATGGCTTCGGAGGTTTCCATTGGCTGTATGCGCATCGGAGGGATGGCGAACGGGGATCTGGACAAGCTGATTTCCTCTTCGCTTGACCTCGGAATTGACTTCTTCGATCATGCCGACATCTATGGCGGTGGGAAGTGCGAGGAGGTTTTTGCGGCTTCTGTGAAGCGTCTCGGGTTGTCCCGTTCTCAGTTGGTTATCCAGAGCAAGTGCGGGATTCGAAAAGGGTTCTTCGACTTTTCCAAGGAACACATTTTGTCGTCGGTTGATGCAATCCTGTCTCGGCTCGACACTGACTATTTGGACTTCCTGCTCCTTCACCGTCCGGACACTCTGGTCGAACCGGACGAGGTTGCTTCTGCGTTCGATACTCTCGTGACTTCTGGTAAGGTTCGGCACTTTGGGGTGAGTAACCAAACTCCTAACCAGATCGAGCTGCTGCAGTCGGCTCTTCCTATGCACCTCCACGCTAACCAGTTGCAGATGAGCATCATGCACACCGGCATGATCGATCAAGGAATCGCGGCGAACATGAAGTGGGAGACTTCGGTTGACCGGGACGGCGGGATCTTGGACTATTGCCGTCTCAAAAAAATCACGATTCAGCCTTGGTCGCCATTTCAATTTGGGTTCTTCGAAGGCGTCTTCGTTGACAACCCCAAGTTCCCTGAATTGAACAAGGTCTTGTCGACATTGGCAGCGGAATACGGCGTGACTTCGACCGGACTCGCGATCGCCTGGCTCCAGCGGCATCCGGCGAAGATGCAGACGGTTCTTGGCACCACGACACCAGACCGTGTTCGTCAAGTCGCCGAAGCGTGCAAGATCACCTTGTCCCGACCACACTGGTACGAGATCTACCGCGCCGCAGGCAACGTTTTACCGTAG
- a CDS encoding alpha-L-fucosidase: MREDVVSYTKDQKYEKPEWLEGRLEWFRSLKFGIIVHWGPYSQWDCCESWTLVQDCEWSRRDEIKSWVERDRDLARYQADYWALPGTFNPTKFDANEWVAAFVAAGAKYVCFTTKHHDGFCMWDTATTDYKITGSVCPFDRDVTRELFDACRRAGIAISVYFSKPDWHCKHYWDPALNPTSQRANTVDDPEKWEKFVSFTHEQIRELMANYGPVDILWLDGGWVRAKEDIRMAELVTMARTLQPGLIVANRAVGDEFEDFVTPEREIPAEALPSTWEACLPLCPDWKYVEGQTAKSAETVVDEIRFTNERGGNFLLGIGPTPDGRIHPEHSAILEKVGQILVDSPR; this comes from the coding sequence ATGAGAGAAGACGTCGTTAGCTACACGAAGGACCAGAAGTACGAGAAGCCGGAGTGGTTGGAGGGTCGGCTTGAGTGGTTTCGGTCGCTGAAGTTCGGGATCATTGTTCATTGGGGGCCGTATTCGCAGTGGGACTGCTGCGAGAGTTGGACTCTGGTGCAGGACTGCGAGTGGTCGCGGCGCGACGAGATCAAGTCTTGGGTCGAACGGGATCGCGATTTAGCCCGCTACCAAGCCGACTATTGGGCGTTGCCCGGAACGTTTAACCCGACTAAGTTCGATGCTAACGAGTGGGTAGCGGCGTTCGTCGCTGCTGGAGCGAAGTACGTCTGCTTCACCACGAAGCACCACGACGGCTTTTGCATGTGGGATACGGCCACGACGGATTACAAAATCACTGGCTCAGTCTGCCCGTTCGACCGAGACGTAACCCGTGAACTGTTCGATGCCTGCCGCAGGGCTGGCATAGCGATTTCGGTGTACTTTTCGAAGCCAGATTGGCACTGCAAGCACTATTGGGACCCGGCCTTGAATCCTACTTCGCAACGTGCGAATACAGTTGACGACCCCGAAAAATGGGAGAAGTTCGTATCTTTCACCCACGAGCAGATTCGAGAGCTGATGGCCAACTACGGCCCCGTCGATATCCTCTGGCTAGACGGTGGTTGGGTCCGAGCCAAAGAAGACATTCGCATGGCGGAGCTGGTCACCATGGCTCGCACGTTGCAGCCGGGGCTGATCGTCGCGAACCGCGCCGTCGGCGACGAATTCGAGGACTTCGTGACGCCCGAGCGTGAGATACCTGCCGAAGCCCTGCCTTCTACCTGGGAAGCCTGCTTGCCACTCTGTCCTGATTGGAAATACGTCGAAGGTCAGACAGCCAAATCCGCCGAGACAGTCGTAGACGAGATTCGATTTACTAACGAACGAGGCGGCAACTTCTTACTCGGAATCGGACCGACGCCCGACGGGCGAATCCATCCCGAACATTCTGCGATTTTGGAGAAGGTTGGTCAGATTCTAGTAGACTCGCCGCGATGA
- a CDS encoding alpha-glucuronidase family glycosyl hydrolase yields the protein MVFLRRLLILMLTAVASSSLLAEDGYELWMRYGLLSVPNRVEVSQIVCQLPTSQYLKQAHTELKLGLKAMLGRSVPLGTKLTKQDAVVIGTPLSNQLIGELNVDLGPLHDEAFVYLPAVINGKRVHVITGHEMLGVMYGSFWFLRQLQSGKPLPTKRYYSAPRYNLRLLNHWDNLNRSVERGYAGQSIWDWHKLPEYVDPRITDYARANASIGINGTVLTNVNANAMVLRADYILKTKAIADTLRPYGIKVYLTARFSAPIELGGLKTADPQDPQVRQWWKEKVAEIYGEIHDFGGFVVKANSEGQPGPQNYGRSHADGANMIAEALGLHGGILMWRAFVYDDKTPVDRAAQAYNEFKPLDGKFLPNVIVQVKNGPIDFQPREPFSPLFGALQKTPSLMEVQVTKEYLGFATHLAYLGTMWQEALASPTRLVGKQKVLDTLTGIAGVSNIGSDRNWCGSHFDQANWYALGRLAWDPTLGAERVADEWARMTFGPAVAKPIGRMMMRSREAVVNYTGPLGLTHLMATGHHYGPGPWVNNLGRADWNPVYFHRANQNGIGFDRVAAGTLKQYAPGWQEIWGKPSTTPDNLLLWFHHVPWTHCLGSGKTVWEELVSRYTSGVSEVASMQDEWAKLKSKIDPARHGQVTEFLKIQHKEAKWWRDASIAYWQSLNGLPLPKGFDAPEHSLEYYKSISHPYAPGNTHTG from the coding sequence GTGGTGTTTCTCCGCCGCCTTTTGATTCTCATGCTAACTGCCGTCGCCTCGTCGTCCCTGCTCGCCGAAGATGGGTACGAGCTTTGGATGCGGTATGGGTTGTTGTCAGTCCCGAACCGAGTGGAGGTTAGCCAAATCGTGTGTCAGCTACCCACCAGCCAATACCTGAAACAGGCGCACACTGAACTCAAATTGGGGTTAAAAGCGATGCTTGGACGCTCGGTTCCGCTTGGTACTAAGTTGACAAAGCAAGATGCCGTTGTCATTGGCACACCATTGTCGAACCAGCTGATCGGAGAGCTGAATGTCGATCTTGGACCGTTGCACGATGAGGCATTCGTGTATTTGCCAGCGGTGATAAACGGTAAGCGAGTCCACGTGATTACGGGACACGAGATGCTCGGAGTCATGTACGGCTCGTTTTGGTTCCTTCGCCAGTTGCAAAGCGGAAAGCCGCTTCCAACAAAGCGGTACTACTCGGCGCCCCGCTACAATTTGCGCTTGCTCAACCACTGGGATAACTTGAACCGTTCAGTGGAGCGCGGCTACGCAGGGCAGTCCATTTGGGATTGGCACAAACTGCCTGAATACGTTGATCCGCGTATCACCGACTACGCCCGGGCAAATGCCTCGATTGGTATTAATGGGACGGTCTTGACGAATGTCAACGCAAACGCCATGGTGCTTCGCGCGGACTACATCCTCAAAACCAAAGCGATCGCCGATACTCTCCGACCCTATGGAATCAAGGTCTATCTCACCGCACGCTTCTCGGCTCCTATTGAGCTTGGCGGACTGAAAACAGCTGACCCTCAGGATCCCCAAGTCAGGCAGTGGTGGAAAGAAAAAGTCGCCGAGATCTACGGGGAGATTCATGACTTTGGCGGATTCGTCGTCAAAGCCAACTCTGAAGGCCAACCGGGACCCCAGAACTACGGACGATCACACGCCGACGGGGCAAACATGATCGCGGAGGCTCTTGGGCTTCACGGCGGAATCCTCATGTGGCGGGCGTTTGTGTATGACGACAAAACTCCGGTAGACCGCGCTGCTCAGGCTTACAACGAATTCAAGCCTTTGGACGGAAAGTTCCTTCCAAACGTGATCGTCCAGGTGAAGAACGGTCCTATCGACTTCCAACCTCGCGAGCCATTCAGCCCTTTGTTCGGCGCTCTGCAAAAGACTCCGTCGCTTATGGAGGTTCAGGTGACAAAGGAATATCTAGGCTTCGCGACCCACCTAGCGTATCTTGGAACCATGTGGCAGGAGGCCCTAGCTTCTCCGACCCGACTTGTTGGCAAACAGAAGGTTTTAGACACCTTGACCGGCATCGCCGGGGTTTCCAACATCGGCTCGGATCGAAACTGGTGTGGTTCTCACTTCGATCAGGCCAACTGGTACGCACTCGGACGACTCGCTTGGGACCCAACCCTGGGTGCCGAAAGAGTCGCTGATGAGTGGGCTCGGATGACCTTTGGTCCAGCGGTGGCCAAGCCGATTGGCCGGATGATGATGCGCTCACGAGAGGCGGTTGTGAACTACACCGGCCCGCTCGGCCTGACTCACCTTATGGCGACCGGGCATCACTACGGCCCCGGTCCTTGGGTGAACAACCTGGGCCGAGCCGACTGGAACCCGGTGTACTTCCACCGCGCAAATCAGAATGGAATCGGGTTTGATCGGGTGGCGGCGGGGACTTTGAAGCAGTATGCGCCAGGCTGGCAGGAGATCTGGGGCAAGCCCTCAACCACCCCCGACAACTTGCTCCTCTGGTTCCACCACGTCCCCTGGACCCACTGCCTCGGCTCGGGAAAAACCGTCTGGGAGGAGCTCGTCTCGCGATACACCTCTGGCGTGTCCGAAGTCGCCTCTATGCAAGATGAATGGGCGAAACTGAAGTCCAAAATCGACCCCGCTCGCCATGGCCAAGTCACAGAGTTCCTCAAGATTCAGCACAAGGAAGCCAAGTGGTGGCGAGATGCTTCGATTGCCTACTGGCAGAGCTTGAATGGCTTGCCTTTGCCAAAAGGCTTCGATGCTCCAGAGCACTCGCTCGAATACTACAAATCCATCTCCCACCCTTATGCGCCAGGGAATACGCACACGGGATAA
- a CDS encoding MFS transporter produces MATKASATPTRVRWTVCALLFFATTINYLDRQLFSNLVPYLEDDLRLGPVDLSLINVSFLMSYGLGMLFVGRLIDTFGTKKGLGISFLLWNVSAMLHGLVGGFGALAVVRAYLGITEAANYPACVKTVGEWFPKQERATANGWFNAGSNIGAVLAPILAISLAEAVGWKACFFILGGAGLTWIFFWRRLYHAPSEHPSVSNEELAYIRQDGENESEKMSYSILLGLRPVYAVAIAKCISESPWWFYLTWLPKFLSDEFHLNATFMRIAIPVVYLIADFGAVGGGWFSSRLIQNGVEVGFARKRAMLICALCALPVMSVGWLIQAKEVMGIPAVAIVILLVAIAASAHQGWSSNLYTIISDTVPKSGVAMTVGVATCAGVTGASIFQVFVGKAVELTGSYSVCFIIAGTLYLFALLALHLLLPKVEMSKPSVRVSPVMVGGIALALVGVLVVLQTQLTKPPFQTQGDYEAKIISKGGTSRPLVDAKVGWMRATWFRLSEPGKPDRFELVKFDDASRPVIEKKPIKDLKKYQGPTMAEIEKL; encoded by the coding sequence GTGGCAACAAAGGCCTCCGCTACCCCCACTCGAGTCCGCTGGACAGTCTGCGCACTGCTGTTTTTTGCGACCACGATCAACTACCTCGACCGGCAGCTTTTCTCGAATCTGGTTCCTTATCTCGAAGATGATCTACGACTCGGACCCGTCGATCTTTCGCTCATCAACGTCAGCTTTCTGATGTCGTACGGACTCGGAATGCTCTTTGTGGGAAGGCTGATTGATACGTTTGGCACCAAGAAGGGCCTCGGGATTTCGTTCCTTCTGTGGAACGTCTCGGCGATGCTCCACGGGCTGGTGGGCGGGTTCGGCGCACTCGCGGTTGTCAGAGCTTATCTGGGAATCACTGAAGCCGCAAACTACCCGGCTTGCGTCAAGACGGTCGGGGAGTGGTTTCCGAAACAGGAGCGCGCGACGGCAAATGGTTGGTTCAATGCAGGCTCAAACATCGGGGCCGTACTTGCTCCGATCCTAGCGATCTCACTCGCCGAGGCGGTCGGCTGGAAGGCGTGTTTCTTCATCCTCGGCGGAGCCGGGCTCACATGGATTTTCTTCTGGCGGCGCTTGTATCACGCGCCGTCTGAACACCCTTCGGTTTCTAACGAAGAACTCGCGTACATACGGCAGGATGGCGAGAACGAGTCGGAAAAGATGTCGTACTCAATCCTTTTGGGTCTGAGACCTGTATATGCCGTCGCGATTGCCAAGTGCATCAGCGAGTCGCCTTGGTGGTTCTATCTCACTTGGCTGCCAAAGTTTCTCTCCGACGAGTTTCATCTCAACGCGACTTTCATGCGGATCGCGATACCGGTTGTGTATCTCATCGCAGACTTTGGCGCGGTCGGTGGTGGCTGGTTCTCTTCACGTTTGATCCAGAACGGCGTCGAAGTTGGGTTTGCGAGGAAACGGGCAATGCTGATTTGCGCGCTTTGTGCTCTGCCTGTCATGTCAGTCGGCTGGCTGATTCAAGCTAAGGAAGTCATGGGTATCCCAGCGGTCGCGATTGTGATTCTACTCGTTGCCATCGCTGCCTCGGCTCACCAAGGGTGGAGTTCGAACCTGTACACAATCATTTCGGACACGGTTCCGAAGTCGGGAGTCGCGATGACGGTCGGCGTTGCGACCTGTGCCGGAGTTACGGGAGCTTCGATCTTTCAAGTCTTTGTTGGCAAGGCGGTGGAGCTAACGGGTTCCTACTCGGTGTGCTTCATCATCGCCGGGACCCTTTATTTGTTTGCTCTCTTAGCGCTGCATCTTTTGCTCCCGAAAGTGGAAATGAGCAAGCCTTCCGTCCGAGTTTCTCCGGTGATGGTTGGCGGGATTGCTCTGGCGCTAGTAGGAGTGTTGGTCGTGCTCCAGACTCAGCTAACAAAACCTCCTTTCCAAACCCAGGGCGACTATGAGGCAAAGATCATTAGCAAAGGCGGGACGTCCCGTCCGCTGGTAGATGCCAAAGTCGGCTGGATGCGAGCGACCTGGTTCAGACTCAGCGAACCAGGAAAGCCGGACCGGTTCGAACTCGTGAAGTTTGACGACGCCAGTAGGCCGGTGATTGAAAAGAAGCCAATCAAAGACCTCAAGAAGTATCAGGGCCCGACGATGGCTGAGATCGAGAAACTATAG
- the hutU gene encoding urocanate hydratase encodes MSTTPSLSSARTVRAPRGTELSCKSWLTEAAYRMIQNNLDPDVAERPEDLVVYGGIGKAARNWACFDAILAALQELNDDETLLVQSGKPVGVVRTHPDAPRVLIANSNLVPKWATWEHFNELDRKGLMMYGQMTAGSWIYIGTQGIVQGTYETFMELGRQHYGGDWSNKWILTAGLGGMGGAQPLAAVMAGAHCIVIECQESRIDFRLRTRYVDHKATSIEQALAIIQTAIEPTSVGLLGNAAEMMPKFVMLARNGGPKPHAVTDQTSAHDLFNGYLPAGWTVDQWEAHRKGTDADRLLLVKDAARGCATHVRAMLDFHEMGVPTIDYGNNIRQVALDEGVSNAFDFPGFVPACIRPLFCEGKGPFRWVALSGDPEDIYKTDAKIRSLFPHNVHLHRWLDQARERISFQGLPARICWLGLGERHLAGLALNEMVRTGELKAPIVIGRDHLDCGSVASPNRETEAMMDGSDAVSDWPLLNAMTAVSGGATWVSLHHGGGVGMGYSQHSGVVIVADGSVEADERIKRVLWNDPAMGVFRHSDAGYHIAKETALKQEVKIPEVNR; translated from the coding sequence ATGTCCACAACACCGTCGTTGAGTTCCGCCCGCACCGTTCGCGCCCCCCGTGGAACCGAGTTGTCCTGCAAAAGCTGGCTCACCGAAGCTGCCTACCGCATGATCCAGAACAACTTGGACCCTGACGTCGCCGAGCGACCGGAGGACCTGGTTGTTTACGGTGGCATCGGCAAAGCCGCTCGGAACTGGGCCTGTTTCGATGCGATTCTTGCCGCTTTGCAAGAGCTTAACGACGACGAGACTCTCCTTGTACAAAGTGGCAAGCCTGTCGGGGTGGTTCGGACTCACCCAGATGCACCTCGTGTCCTAATTGCAAACTCCAACCTCGTGCCGAAATGGGCGACGTGGGAGCATTTCAACGAACTCGACCGGAAGGGCCTCATGATGTATGGGCAGATGACGGCTGGGTCATGGATCTACATTGGAACCCAGGGCATCGTGCAAGGGACCTACGAGACATTCATGGAGCTTGGTCGCCAGCACTACGGCGGTGATTGGTCGAACAAATGGATTCTAACCGCTGGACTCGGCGGAATGGGCGGTGCTCAACCCCTGGCTGCGGTGATGGCGGGTGCACACTGCATCGTCATCGAGTGTCAGGAGTCGCGCATCGACTTCCGGCTACGCACACGATATGTTGATCATAAGGCAACTTCAATTGAACAAGCACTGGCGATCATCCAAACTGCGATCGAACCGACTTCGGTTGGGCTGCTCGGAAACGCCGCCGAGATGATGCCAAAATTTGTTATGCTCGCCAGAAACGGCGGGCCAAAACCCCATGCCGTTACTGATCAGACTTCGGCGCATGACCTCTTTAATGGCTATCTCCCGGCTGGTTGGACGGTCGATCAGTGGGAAGCACATCGAAAAGGTACCGACGCTGACCGGCTTCTCTTGGTCAAAGACGCCGCCAGGGGGTGCGCGACTCATGTACGCGCAATGCTCGATTTTCATGAGATGGGAGTTCCGACCATCGACTACGGGAATAACATTCGGCAAGTCGCCTTGGACGAAGGTGTGTCAAACGCATTCGACTTCCCTGGATTCGTCCCGGCTTGTATCCGACCACTATTCTGCGAAGGCAAGGGTCCCTTCCGTTGGGTTGCACTGAGCGGCGATCCAGAAGATATCTACAAGACGGACGCAAAGATTCGGTCTCTCTTCCCCCATAACGTACATCTTCACCGCTGGTTAGACCAAGCCCGGGAGCGAATATCCTTCCAGGGACTTCCCGCACGCATCTGCTGGCTGGGTCTTGGTGAGCGTCACTTAGCGGGTCTTGCGTTGAACGAAATGGTTCGCACTGGCGAGCTCAAGGCTCCGATCGTCATCGGCCGGGATCATCTGGACTGCGGCTCTGTAGCCAGCCCGAACCGCGAGACCGAAGCGATGATGGACGGCTCCGATGCGGTTTCCGACTGGCCGCTTCTGAACGCCATGACTGCGGTAAGCGGGGGTGCGACCTGGGTCAGCCTTCATCACGGAGGCGGGGTCGGGATGGGGTATTCCCAACACAGCGGGGTCGTCATCGTCGCAGACGGCTCTGTTGAAGCGGACGAAAGGATCAAGCGGGTGCTTTGGAATGACCCAGCTATGGGCGTCTTCCGGCACTCGGACGCTGGTTATCACATCGCGAAAGAGACTGCCCTCAAACAGGAAGTGAAGATTCCCGAGGTGAACCGTTGA